A single region of the Halorussus gelatinilyticus genome encodes:
- the trkA gene encoding Trk system potassium transporter TrkA produces the protein MHIIIIGAGEVGSSIAASLADTHEVVVVDMDGERVDALTYSLDVLAIQGDGTSLDTLEEAGVERTDMIIASTDRDETNLVACGTAKTVDDPFTIARVKNVDYLETWQHAEDRTAFGVDFMVCTNLLTAEDIVRVIGLPAARDVDPFVGGRVQMAEFEVGPESPVADQTVREADRFDSLTFAALLRDGDVEIPRGETVIRASDKVVVIGSPESVQGFAREIAPRETLSRNEDLVIIGGSDIGYHTARLLEERGLHPRLIEQDHERARQLAEELPDTVVMENDPTDAEFLAREHVNEADAVVAALDSDERNLLVSVLAKQLGARRTVAVVESGDYVDVFETVGVDVGVNPREVTAEEITRFTRELHTENVALIENDRAEVLEVEVDGDSILVGRPIREAVADLPEEFVIGAITRDERFVVPRGDTIIEPGDHVVAFVGRDALEAVSERL, from the coding sequence ATGCACATCATCATCATCGGGGCAGGTGAGGTCGGGTCCTCTATCGCGGCGAGTCTGGCCGACACTCACGAGGTCGTCGTCGTGGACATGGACGGCGAGCGAGTGGACGCGCTGACCTACTCGCTCGACGTGCTCGCCATCCAGGGCGACGGCACCTCGCTCGACACCCTCGAAGAGGCGGGCGTCGAGCGGACCGACATGATAATCGCCAGTACGGACCGCGACGAGACGAATCTGGTCGCCTGCGGGACGGCCAAGACCGTGGACGACCCGTTCACCATCGCGCGGGTCAAGAACGTCGATTACCTCGAAACGTGGCAACACGCCGAGGACAGGACGGCCTTCGGCGTGGACTTCATGGTCTGTACGAACCTGCTGACCGCCGAGGACATCGTTCGGGTCATCGGTCTCCCCGCGGCCCGCGACGTGGACCCGTTCGTCGGCGGTCGGGTCCAGATGGCGGAGTTCGAGGTCGGCCCGGAGAGTCCGGTCGCCGACCAGACGGTCCGGGAGGCCGACCGCTTCGACTCGCTGACGTTCGCCGCGCTCCTGCGGGACGGCGACGTCGAGATACCGCGCGGGGAGACGGTCATCCGCGCGTCGGACAAGGTGGTCGTCATCGGAAGCCCCGAGAGCGTGCAGGGGTTCGCCCGCGAAATCGCGCCGAGGGAGACGCTCTCCCGGAACGAGGACTTGGTCATCATCGGCGGGAGCGATATCGGCTACCACACCGCGCGACTCTTGGAGGAGCGGGGCCTCCATCCGCGACTCATCGAGCAGGACCACGAGCGCGCCCGGCAACTCGCCGAGGAGTTGCCCGACACCGTCGTCATGGAGAACGACCCGACGGACGCCGAGTTCCTCGCGCGCGAACACGTGAACGAGGCCGACGCGGTGGTCGCGGCCCTCGACAGCGACGAGCGGAACCTGCTGGTCTCGGTGCTGGCGAAGCAGTTGGGCGCGCGCCGGACCGTCGCGGTGGTCGAGAGCGGCGACTACGTCGACGTCTTCGAGACGGTCGGCGTGGACGTGGGCGTCAACCCCCGCGAGGTGACCGCCGAAGAGATTACGCGGTTCACGCGGGAACTCCACACCGAGAACGTCGCGCTCATCGAGAACGACAGGGCCGAGGTCCTCGAAGTCGAGGTGGACGGCGACTCGATTCTGGTCGGCCGGCCCATCCGCGAGGCGGTCGCGGACCTCCCCGAGGAGTTCGTCATCGGTGCCATCACGCGCGACGAGCGGTTCGTCGTGCCGCGCGGGGACACGATTATCGAACCCGGCGACCACGTCGTCGCGTTCGTCGGTCGAGACGCGCTCGAAGCGGTCTCCGAACGATTGTAA
- a CDS encoding DUF2178 domain-containing protein → MTQTPTSDSNPLSKQRKYRRLMYGVLLGGVAVALLLREVLGYPLVSEAVYWVAVIGFFAVLFGSSVTLFDERDRALEERASRWTLTILAPILAITASVGRLLPQVSDYALPDMVWPVLYGFIVVYVLFAVVYGALRYRS, encoded by the coding sequence ATGACACAGACCCCCACATCCGACTCGAATCCCCTCTCGAAGCAACGCAAGTACCGTCGCCTGATGTACGGCGTCCTCCTCGGAGGCGTCGCCGTCGCGCTCCTGCTCAGAGAAGTGCTGGGCTACCCGCTGGTCAGCGAAGCCGTCTACTGGGTCGCGGTCATCGGGTTCTTCGCCGTCCTGTTCGGTTCCTCGGTGACGCTGTTCGACGAGCGCGACCGGGCGCTCGAAGAGCGAGCGAGCAGGTGGACGCTCACGATACTCGCGCCGATACTGGCGATTACCGCGTCGGTGGGCCGTCTCCTCCCGCAGGTCAGCGACTACGCGCTCCCCGACATGGTCTGGCCCGTCCTCTACGGCTTCATCGTCGTCTACGTGCTGTTCGCGGTCGTCTACGGCGCTCTCAGGTATCGCTCATGA
- a CDS encoding Lrp/AsnC ligand binding domain-containing protein, whose protein sequence is MVRAYTAIITGAGASEGVTAALRDVPGVTEAHVVAGDFDVIAEIEAETVRDLQKVVTGGIHALEDVGTTRTYIQMD, encoded by the coding sequence ATGGTCCGTGCGTACACGGCAATCATCACGGGAGCGGGAGCATCGGAGGGCGTCACGGCGGCGCTCCGCGACGTACCGGGCGTCACGGAGGCCCACGTCGTCGCCGGGGACTTCGACGTCATCGCCGAAATCGAAGCCGAGACGGTTCGCGACCTCCAGAAAGTCGTCACCGGCGGGATACACGCACTCGAGGACGTGGGGACGACGCGGACGTACATTCAGATGGACTGA
- a CDS encoding TrkH family potassium uptake protein, translated as MNLRVDWRASVSLVGTVVKWLAVAMAFPLALAVFYGDGVTTFVASMALAVGIGWGLERLDDDPDLGAREGFLMVALTWLAVSIIGAAPYVIAGQGTVAQPVNALFESMSGFTTTGATVMGNIGFEDHSRALMMWRQQTQWLGGMGIVVLAVAILPELSVGGAQLMDAEAPGPGITKLTPRIAETARALWKLYIAITALEILLLFGLHLVGVAPNMTPYQAVAHGLTTMPTGGFSPAARSIEYFSAAVQWLIIPFMVAAGTNFALFWHAFNGDPEAFAEDNEFRFYLGVLAVFAGLVAALLFVGGTPEPTAVEPLSGNIEKALRHAVFQVVSLVTTTGYASVDFAEWGNPAQYVLFVALFVGGSAGSTGGAVKIVRWLVILRSIKRELFTTVHPEAVRPVRLGGRALDERAVRGIYAFTLLYLLIFFVAAMVVYFDAARTGMELVALDAMSAVAATLGNVGPGFGIVGPMNSYLPFPATSKLFMVFLMWIGRLEILPVLVLLTPAYWRS; from the coding sequence ATGAACCTACGCGTAGACTGGCGAGCGAGCGTGAGCCTCGTCGGCACCGTGGTCAAGTGGCTGGCGGTGGCGATGGCGTTTCCGCTCGCGCTGGCGGTGTTCTACGGCGACGGCGTGACGACGTTCGTCGCGTCGATGGCGCTGGCGGTCGGCATCGGGTGGGGTCTCGAACGGTTGGACGACGACCCGGACCTCGGGGCACGCGAGGGGTTCCTGATGGTCGCGCTGACGTGGCTCGCGGTGTCGATAATCGGGGCCGCGCCGTACGTCATCGCGGGGCAGGGGACCGTCGCTCAGCCGGTCAACGCGCTGTTCGAGTCGATGAGCGGGTTCACGACCACCGGAGCGACCGTGATGGGCAACATCGGTTTCGAGGACCACTCGCGGGCGCTGATGATGTGGCGACAGCAAACGCAGTGGCTCGGCGGCATGGGAATCGTCGTGCTGGCGGTGGCCATCCTGCCGGAACTCTCGGTCGGAGGTGCGCAACTGATGGACGCCGAGGCCCCCGGTCCCGGCATCACGAAGCTCACGCCCCGTATCGCCGAGACCGCACGCGCACTCTGGAAGCTGTACATCGCCATCACCGCGCTCGAAATCCTCCTGTTGTTCGGTCTCCACCTCGTGGGGGTCGCACCGAACATGACCCCGTACCAGGCGGTCGCCCACGGGTTGACGACCATGCCGACCGGCGGATTCTCCCCGGCCGCCCGGAGCATCGAGTACTTCTCGGCGGCCGTCCAGTGGCTCATCATCCCGTTCATGGTCGCCGCGGGCACCAACTTCGCGCTGTTCTGGCACGCGTTCAACGGCGACCCCGAGGCGTTCGCGGAAGACAACGAGTTCCGGTTCTATCTGGGCGTGCTGGCGGTCTTCGCTGGACTGGTCGCCGCCCTGCTGTTCGTCGGCGGGACGCCCGAACCCACCGCCGTCGAACCGCTCTCCGGGAACATCGAGAAGGCGCTCCGCCACGCCGTCTTTCAGGTGGTCTCGCTCGTCACGACGACCGGGTACGCCAGCGTGGACTTCGCCGAGTGGGGGAATCCGGCCCAGTACGTCCTGTTCGTCGCGCTGTTCGTGGGCGGGTCGGCGGGTTCGACCGGCGGCGCGGTCAAAATCGTGCGCTGGCTGGTCATCCTCCGGTCCATCAAGCGCGAACTGTTCACCACGGTCCACCCCGAGGCGGTCCGGCCGGTCCGACTCGGCGGCCGGGCGCTGGACGAGCGCGCGGTCCGGGGCATCTACGCCTTCACCCTGCTGTACCTGCTCATCTTCTTCGTCGCCGCGATGGTCGTCTACTTCGACGCGGCCCGCACCGGGATGGAGTTGGTCGCGCTCGACGCGATGAGCGCGGTGGCCGCGACGCTGGGCAACGTCGGACCGGGGTTCGGCATCGTCGGGCCGATGAACAGCTACCTCCCGTTCCCGGCGACCTCGAAGCTGTTCATGGTGTTTCTGATGTGGATCGGTCGCCTCGAAATCCTGCCGGTGCTGGTCCTGCTGACGCCGGCGTACTGGCGGTCATAA
- a CDS encoding helix-turn-helix domain-containing protein translates to MGVVTAFEIEVPASALALGETFERAPDATVQLERTVGDPDDRVSMSAWVSDVGDRSPADLLEADSTVAAVNRLGSDDGAELLELEFEGPICRFARTVFDRGGVILRATAEGGVWQMQLRFADSDDVAEAFDDEFTREFEATVTRLYGSNDAPTADTGLTDKQKQALDAAFDMGYYEIPRTVDLRGVGERLGISRQAVSERLRRGHELLVADLLGENDDSR, encoded by the coding sequence ATGGGAGTAGTCACGGCCTTCGAAATCGAGGTTCCGGCGTCGGCGCTCGCGCTCGGCGAGACGTTCGAGCGCGCGCCCGACGCCACGGTCCAGTTAGAGCGCACGGTCGGCGACCCCGACGACCGAGTGAGCATGTCGGCGTGGGTGTCTGACGTCGGAGACCGCTCGCCCGCCGACCTCCTCGAAGCGGACTCGACTGTCGCCGCGGTCAACCGCCTCGGGTCGGACGACGGCGCCGAACTCCTCGAACTGGAGTTCGAAGGACCCATCTGTCGGTTCGCCAGAACGGTCTTCGACCGGGGCGGAGTGATACTCCGCGCGACCGCGGAAGGCGGCGTCTGGCAGATGCAGTTGCGGTTCGCGGACAGCGACGACGTGGCCGAGGCGTTCGACGACGAGTTCACCCGCGAGTTCGAGGCGACCGTCACGCGGTTGTACGGCTCCAACGACGCCCCGACGGCCGATACCGGACTGACCGACAAACAGAAGCAGGCGCTCGACGCCGCGTTCGATATGGGCTACTACGAGATTCCCCGGACGGTGGACCTCCGGGGCGTCGGCGAGCGACTCGGCATCTCCCGGCAGGCGGTCTCCGAGCGCCTCCGCCGGGGCCACGAACTGCTGGTCGCGGACCTCCTCGGCGAAAACGACGATAGCAGGTGA
- a CDS encoding DnaJ domain-containing protein: MKREPLLFGLAAVLAGIATLEFVLAFVYTPALFAIAVPFGVAAYLVWYHASGRLHERVVSGRAGSYRRADPETGGFGAGPRDSFTGRRGFDADGGFDGREARDRRARGAAGGRGGRGRRRAQTVGDTGPTPAEAYRVLGLDGDADADDVRQAYRQKVKSVHPDRESGDEEQFKRVKEAYEVLNDRN, translated from the coding sequence GTGAAACGGGAGCCGCTCCTGTTCGGGCTGGCGGCCGTCCTCGCGGGCATCGCCACGCTCGAATTCGTGCTGGCGTTCGTCTACACGCCCGCGCTGTTCGCCATCGCGGTGCCGTTCGGCGTGGCCGCCTACCTCGTCTGGTACCACGCGAGCGGTCGGCTCCACGAGCGCGTCGTAAGCGGTCGCGCCGGGAGCTACCGCCGCGCCGACCCGGAGACCGGCGGGTTCGGTGCCGGGCCGCGCGATTCGTTCACGGGTCGCCGTGGCTTCGACGCCGACGGCGGATTCGACGGCCGTGAGGCCCGCGACCGACGCGCTCGCGGTGCTGCGGGCGGGCGGGGCGGACGGGGCAGACGGCGCGCCCAGACGGTCGGCGACACCGGACCGACGCCCGCGGAGGCCTATCGCGTCCTCGGACTCGACGGGGACGCCGACGCCGACGACGTGCGGCAGGCCTACCGCCAGAAGGTCAAGTCGGTCCACCCCGACCGCGAGTCCGGCGACGAAGAGCAGTTCAAGCGCGTGAAAGAGGCCTACGAAGTCCTGAACGACCGGAACTGA
- a CDS encoding helix-turn-helix domain-containing protein, with the protein MSLVAEFSVPTGDFALDSALDAMPEMRIEVERLATHSREWVMPFVWATGGDLDDFESAMADDETVADVETLDRFEDGALYLVEWSETVESLVDEMIDRHAVVQEAAADDEWFFKLRFSEEQHLSSFRDHFGSNFELHRKYRASEPRHGEFGLTSEQRETLVVASELGYFAVPRSATVEDIAAELDISANSVSQRLRRAHDALVCNTLRIDGRDRPA; encoded by the coding sequence ATGAGCCTCGTCGCGGAGTTCTCGGTGCCGACGGGCGACTTCGCACTCGACAGTGCGCTCGACGCTATGCCGGAGATGCGAATCGAAGTCGAGCGACTGGCGACTCACAGCAGGGAGTGGGTGATGCCGTTCGTCTGGGCGACGGGCGGCGACCTCGACGACTTCGAGTCGGCGATGGCGGACGACGAGACGGTCGCCGACGTTGAGACGCTCGACCGGTTCGAGGACGGTGCGCTGTACCTCGTCGAGTGGTCCGAGACCGTCGAGTCGCTCGTGGACGAGATGATAGACCGGCACGCCGTGGTTCAGGAGGCGGCGGCCGACGACGAGTGGTTCTTCAAACTCCGGTTCTCCGAAGAACAGCACCTCTCGTCGTTCCGCGACCACTTCGGGTCGAACTTCGAGCTCCACCGGAAGTACCGGGCCAGCGAACCCAGACACGGCGAGTTCGGGCTGACTTCCGAACAGCGCGAGACGCTGGTGGTCGCCTCCGAACTGGGGTACTTCGCGGTCCCGCGCTCGGCGACGGTCGAGGACATCGCCGCGGAACTCGACATCTCGGCGAACTCGGTCTCTCAGCGGCTCCGGCGCGCGCACGACGCACTGGTCTGCAACACGCTCCGCATCGACGGCCGAGACCGCCCCGCCTGA
- a CDS encoding DUF255 domain-containing protein gives MNESAEETKVEWREWGAAAFEEARDEDKPVLLSLSATWCSWCHEMDREAYSNPMVAANVNDSFVPVRVDIDRQPRVRERYNVGGFPSTVFCTPDGDLLTGATYLGVDGMRQVVQRVRDLWSHKGEDAARIPRILREDPPAGELSPEIEQLVAGQLGEKFDEQWGGWGDSEKFPLPRTIEFALKREREQALATLTAVERHLADDYDGGFFRFAESRDWTEVHHEKLLSTNAALVRAFANAYLYTGDDEYRDPAERAIEYLTTTLWNGATDAFAGSQAPGDSPDVPEGGDDGDAESDETDEPGYYDLAPSDREAADPPAVDPTAFADWNAMAADALLTYHAYTDDERARNYAERALEYVLTELVEDGEVTHFDASETGDESESGLLADHAHLLGALTTARQVTGDERYLDAAREVADYALEALRESGEDGEDGDSSPSGAFVDGPREGPGLLDRPLRPLDHNAELADALADLALLTGEDRYREVAEEAIAAFADAADRLGVQVASYATAAARLCRDPLVVEVADEAGSDLHRAAMRIADHEKVVVPDADAVREEFGAGSAVVVVDGERSDPVTTPEELSERVAELTE, from the coding sequence ATGAACGAAAGCGCCGAGGAGACCAAAGTCGAGTGGCGCGAGTGGGGCGCGGCCGCCTTCGAGGAGGCCCGCGACGAGGACAAACCGGTCCTGCTCTCGCTGTCGGCGACGTGGTGTTCGTGGTGTCACGAGATGGACCGCGAGGCGTACAGCAACCCGATGGTCGCCGCGAACGTCAACGACTCGTTCGTGCCGGTTCGCGTGGACATCGACCGCCAGCCGCGGGTCCGCGAGCGGTACAACGTCGGCGGGTTCCCCTCGACCGTCTTCTGCACGCCGGACGGCGACCTCCTGACGGGCGCGACCTACCTCGGCGTCGACGGGATGCGGCAGGTCGTCCAGCGCGTGCGAGACCTCTGGAGTCACAAGGGCGAGGACGCCGCGCGCATCCCGCGGATCCTCCGCGAGGACCCGCCCGCGGGCGAACTCTCGCCCGAAATCGAGCAGTTGGTCGCCGGGCAGTTGGGCGAGAAGTTCGACGAGCAGTGGGGCGGGTGGGGCGACAGCGAGAAGTTCCCGCTCCCGCGCACGATCGAGTTCGCGCTGAAGCGCGAGCGCGAGCAGGCGCTGGCCACCCTCACCGCGGTCGAGCGCCACCTCGCCGACGACTACGACGGCGGCTTCTTCCGGTTCGCGGAGAGCCGCGACTGGACAGAGGTCCACCACGAGAAACTGCTCTCGACCAACGCCGCGCTGGTCCGGGCGTTCGCCAACGCCTACCTCTACACCGGCGACGACGAGTACCGCGACCCGGCCGAGCGCGCCATCGAGTACCTGACCACGACCCTCTGGAACGGCGCCACCGACGCCTTCGCGGGGAGTCAGGCCCCCGGCGACTCGCCGGACGTGCCCGAGGGCGGCGACGACGGGGACGCGGAATCCGACGAAACCGACGAACCCGGCTACTACGACCTCGCGCCGAGCGACCGCGAGGCGGCCGACCCGCCTGCGGTGGACCCGACGGCCTTCGCCGACTGGAACGCGATGGCGGCCGACGCGCTGCTCACCTACCACGCCTACACCGACGACGAGCGCGCCCGCAACTACGCCGAGCGCGCGCTGGAGTACGTCCTGACCGAACTGGTCGAGGACGGCGAGGTCACACACTTCGACGCCAGCGAGACCGGCGACGAGAGCGAGTCCGGACTGCTCGCCGACCACGCCCACCTGCTCGGCGCGCTCACGACCGCCCGGCAGGTCACGGGCGACGAGCGGTACCTCGACGCGGCGCGCGAGGTGGCCGACTACGCGCTCGAAGCGTTGCGCGAGAGCGGCGAGGACGGCGAGGACGGCGATTCGTCGCCGTCCGGCGCGTTCGTGGACGGTCCCCGCGAGGGACCGGGTCTGCTCGACCGACCCCTGCGCCCGCTGGACCACAACGCCGAACTCGCGGACGCGCTGGCCGACCTCGCGCTCCTCACGGGCGAGGACCGCTACCGAGAGGTCGCCGAGGAGGCCATAGCGGCGTTCGCCGACGCCGCCGACCGCTTGGGCGTGCAGGTCGCGTCCTACGCCACCGCCGCGGCGCGACTCTGCCGGGACCCCCTCGTCGTGGAAGTCGCCGACGAGGCCGGGTCGGACCTCCACCGCGCCGCGATGCGAATCGCCGACCACGAGAAGGTCGTGGTTCCGGACGCCGACGCGGTACGCGAGGAGTTCGGTGCGGGGAGCGCCGTGGTCGTCGTGGACGGCGAGCGTTCGGACCCGGTGACGACGCCCGAGGAACTGAGCGAGCGCGTGGCCGAACTGACCGAGTAG
- a CDS encoding TrmB family transcriptional regulator, whose protein sequence is MASLRDLGLSEYEARAYRALLDAGPTTAKELSRASEVPMGRIYDVLSSLETHNLARSQSASRPKKYVAVEPETALNRLLDDKLDELEEQAEQYEAIVEELTEELDAGEPVEEGFWTAAVGPEESTDLLVERLDAADDQIVMVAGDSSAQFDIGDVGELVSQHLESALDRGVEISLLMTPGLVETLPPSVGRRYTETFADHPQFKVRTAEDLQGTFNLIDDVEVCIEVANPLNPGEAFAMIDMKDPEFAAGVRETFAPRWEAAEPLSFDGT, encoded by the coding sequence ATGGCGAGTCTACGAGACCTCGGCCTCTCGGAGTACGAGGCGCGAGCGTACCGGGCGCTGTTGGACGCCGGACCGACCACCGCGAAAGAGTTGTCGCGCGCGAGCGAGGTACCGATGGGCCGCATCTACGACGTGCTGAGCAGTCTGGAGACCCACAATCTCGCGCGCTCCCAGAGCGCGAGTCGGCCCAAGAAGTACGTCGCAGTCGAACCCGAGACCGCGCTGAACCGTCTGCTCGACGACAAACTCGACGAGTTAGAGGAGCAGGCCGAGCAGTACGAGGCCATCGTCGAGGAGTTGACCGAGGAACTCGACGCGGGCGAACCGGTCGAGGAGGGGTTCTGGACCGCGGCCGTCGGTCCCGAGGAGTCCACGGACCTGCTGGTCGAACGCCTCGACGCGGCCGACGACCAGATAGTCATGGTCGCGGGCGACTCCTCCGCGCAGTTCGACATCGGCGACGTGGGCGAACTCGTCTCCCAGCACCTCGAATCTGCGCTCGACCGCGGCGTCGAAATCTCGCTCCTGATGACGCCCGGTCTGGTGGAGACGCTCCCCCCGAGCGTCGGCCGGCGCTACACCGAGACGTTCGCCGACCACCCGCAGTTCAAGGTCCGGACCGCCGAGGACCTGCAGGGCACCTTCAACCTCATCGACGACGTGGAGGTCTGCATCGAGGTGGCCAACCCCCTGAATCCGGGCGAGGCGTTCGCCATGATAGACATGAAGGACCCCGAGTTCGCGGCGGGCGTCCGCGAGACGTTCGCGCCGCGCTGGGAGGCCGCAGAGCCGCTCTCGTTCGACGGGACCTGA
- a CDS encoding helix-turn-helix transcriptional regulator has product MKNTIRDRRDAEGISQADLAAAVGVTRQTINAIERERYDPSIELAFKLADYFDCNIEDLFDPDLNGDRPE; this is encoded by the coding sequence ATGAAGAACACGATTCGAGACCGTCGGGACGCCGAAGGCATCAGTCAGGCCGACCTCGCGGCGGCGGTCGGGGTGACGCGCCAGACGATAAACGCCATCGAGCGCGAGCGATACGACCCCTCCATCGAACTCGCGTTCAAGTTGGCCGACTACTTCGACTGCAACATCGAAGACCTGTTCGACCCGGACTTGAACGGCGACCGACCCGAGTGA
- a CDS encoding BGTF surface domain-containing protein, with translation MSANSPQSRVVALVAVLLVASVAPALAPISAGTASAASAASASFTPNVVYEERGDVANITVKTNGGGFVNIGSPSDAFWLRLKVGGGTNKITLNTYRAGMAKSRAGMEKAVSGGTLMDFGVSELNQPLGAAKYSMNVTRNGNEVGVGALVIEKRKTFGLSKQIAPTGVGVKKLTSKKGLEKHAVAPGGTVAHDDWLLVRVNATGVKGALGPATLGGNDDVMRVRFAQTNPPLNDDPNRFYGASVERVFTLADREGFYLAVDTSSHAIEPGDAYRVEFVVPKESPLTKKRENVSTEIKVVGRRVDVKRNGPGEKVVVDGKTTIRGNTSLTPGSTINISARDDDVPPFHMGRTVTVTNERTFATTFDFSDVEPGREFEIRLEDQKRTIPAIAAIQATPTATTTTAPDPTTRTTTRTTTTPPTTETTKTTAAGLTQAPVDGTPKPLTQVASKNASDGDDGGGGGGLVPVPGFGPLAGLLALLAGGVLAARRR, from the coding sequence ATGTCAGCGAACTCCCCGCAGTCCCGCGTCGTCGCCCTCGTCGCAGTCCTGCTCGTCGCCAGCGTCGCCCCGGCGCTCGCCCCGATTTCCGCCGGAACCGCCAGCGCGGCGAGCGCGGCGAGCGCGTCGTTCACGCCGAACGTCGTCTACGAGGAGCGCGGCGACGTGGCGAACATCACGGTGAAGACCAACGGCGGCGGCTTCGTCAACATCGGGTCCCCGTCGGACGCGTTCTGGTTGCGACTGAAAGTCGGCGGCGGAACGAACAAGATTACGTTGAACACGTATCGCGCGGGGATGGCGAAGAGCCGCGCGGGGATGGAGAAGGCCGTCTCCGGCGGCACGCTGATGGATTTCGGCGTCTCGGAACTGAACCAGCCGCTCGGTGCCGCCAAGTACTCGATGAACGTCACGAGGAACGGCAACGAAGTCGGAGTCGGCGCGCTCGTCATCGAAAAGCGGAAAACGTTCGGCTTGTCCAAGCAGATCGCGCCCACGGGCGTCGGTGTGAAGAAACTCACCTCGAAGAAGGGCTTGGAGAAACACGCGGTCGCGCCCGGCGGCACGGTCGCTCACGACGACTGGTTGCTCGTCCGCGTCAACGCGACCGGAGTCAAGGGTGCGCTCGGTCCGGCCACGCTAGGCGGGAACGACGACGTGATGCGCGTGCGTTTCGCCCAGACGAACCCGCCGCTGAACGACGACCCCAACCGGTTCTACGGCGCGTCGGTCGAGCGCGTCTTCACTCTCGCCGACCGTGAAGGGTTCTACCTCGCAGTGGACACGAGTAGCCACGCCATCGAACCCGGCGACGCGTACCGCGTCGAGTTCGTCGTTCCGAAGGAGAGTCCGCTGACGAAGAAGCGCGAGAACGTCTCGACCGAAATCAAGGTCGTGGGCCGCCGAGTGGACGTAAAGCGTAACGGACCGGGCGAGAAGGTCGTCGTGGACGGAAAGACGACGATTCGCGGAAACACGTCGCTGACGCCCGGTTCGACCATCAACATCTCGGCGCGCGACGACGACGTCCCGCCGTTCCACATGGGTCGGACCGTCACGGTCACGAACGAGCGGACGTTTGCGACGACGTTCGACTTCTCGGACGTCGAACCCGGCCGCGAGTTCGAGATTCGGCTGGAGGACCAGAAGCGCACGATTCCGGCGATAGCCGCCATCCAGGCGACTCCGACCGCGACCACCACGACCGCGCCCGACCCGACGACGCGGACCACGACCCGGACGACGACCACGCCGCCGACGACCGAGACGACGAAGACGACCGCGGCGGGCCTGACCCAAGCCCCCGTGGACGGCACCCCGAAACCGCTGACTCAAGTGGCGAGCAAGAACGCGAGCGACGGCGACGATGGCGGCGGGGGCGGCGGTCTCGTCCCGGTCCCCGGATTCGGTCCCCTCGCCGGACTCCTCGCACTACTGGCGGGCGGCGTCCTCGCCGCCCGCCGGAGGTAG